One Apteryx mantelli isolate bAptMan1 chromosome Z, bAptMan1.hap1, whole genome shotgun sequence genomic window, TGTTAAAGCAGAGCTAATGTTTATAAAGGCGTTGTGTGTAGATGTGGGAAAGCCTGTGTTCCTGATGGTTTGGTGTCATTTCATGGCGCTCTATAAATGGCTTTGCTACATGCAGTCTGCCGTGATCAACTGGAAGAGCAATTCCACTGGGAAGGTTGGTTGTGGTGTTGCTCTGTAATGTTCAACAGCTGCTGTTTCAGCTCGAAATGACTGGATTTCTTCTATGTCATATTGATACTGTAAGTTTGTAAATTGCCTTAAAAACATTGCAAGTTTGAGGCCTTGTCCGACTGAAAGTTCATTTCTCATAGATCTGGAAACTGAACTATATTCTGGTCTGTCCAGGTAGATGACTCCCAAGTCTGGAAACTTTCAGTCTGGCATTGTTCAGGAGGACTAAAATTCTCCGTAAAATAAATTTGAAGTTCTGTCTAAATAAAAATTCAGCATATGTTGCTAATGATATTTCTTAACTCTTACTTTATAAAATTTAAATCAATATGTttctatcattttttttctctgatctgTTGTGATTGTTTTATTGAGATGAACTGCATTTTATGCAGTCACAGTACTATCTTTCATGGGTGCCCTGAAGGAAGAATAGTTTGGTGTAACAGGATGGGTTCACTTGGAAGAAGTAAATGAAGAGAACCAAAGTTATACTGAACCGTACTGTCTGTAATTGAAAACAGTGGTTTCAGTTGATGAATTAGGTAATATTGTGAGGACTAGGAGTGATTTATTTGTGTCAATTATTCTTACTGTCCTGTTCTTGTGCAGGTTGCTGTGTCGCTGAAATCCATATCTAGTTCACCCACTCTCCCAGACGACGTGCTCCATGCTCTGAGGCCCGGAGGAGCTTGGCGTTCTGAAATGAAGATGGAGGCGGTGGGAAAAGCAGAAGAACTCGTTGATTCAGAAGTTCCACCAAAGACTTCTGAAAAGCAAGAGACAGCTCCTGATGAAGATGGACCTATAGAACTGGAGACACAAACTCAGAAAGATAATGTGCCCGCTGTAGCAGACTCTACAGTGCTCTCCTCGATGCCTTGCTTACTGATGGAACTGAGGCGAGACTCCTCGGAGTCTCAGCTGGCGTCTACGGAAAGTGATAAGCCAGCGGGTGGTCGAGTTTATGAGAGTGACTCTTCTAATCATTGCATGCTTTCCCCTTCTTCCAGCGGGCATTTGGCTGACTCAGACACGTTGTCTTCCACAGAAGAGAATGAGCCCTGTCAAGCTGAAGCTGCTGTAGAGGGAGACCCTTCTGGGGTGTCTGGGGCCGCAGTCGGGAGGAAATCCAGGCGATCCAGGTCCGAAAGTGAAACTTCAACAATGGCTGCCAAGAAAAACCGACAGTCTAGTGATAAGCAGAATGGCCGAGTTACCAAGGTAAAAGGTCATCGAAGCcaaaagcacaaagaaagaaTCCGGCTGTTAAGGCAGAAACGGGAGGCAGCTGCTCGCAAGAAGTACAACCTGCTGCAGGACAGCAGTACCAGTGATAGTGACCTGACGTGTGACTCGAGCACGAGTTCATCAGATGATGATGAAGAGgtttcagggagcagcaagacaATCACTGCAGAGATACCAGGTAGAGGATGTTTTTTAAACTGAACTGTAACGCATCTGACATCGTTTCTCAGCTGTCATGCTAAATTAGATGAGTGACACTTGAGAAAAACCAGGAGAACTGCAGCTCTGTGTAAATTTGAAGACTGCAGTATATTAACAAGACATGgcaaattttaaaatctgttctgaGGTTTCAGTGCACTTTTGCACGCCAGCAAAACATAGAAATGATAGATTGGAGGAAGGACTACCTTTGAAGTTtggaattttcagattttttcctttgtaagcCTATATGAACTCCTGTCAGTGCTGTCAAATCCCATTAGATGGTGATAATCTAATAAATACATTCTTAAGATAAGTGGCCAGCTTTGCTATAATATATTAAGACCACAGCTCTGCAGCTGTGTTTGGCATAACATGGCATCTCTCTTGCCTGTGTTACAGTAAGGCCCTGTTCACTATTGCACTTGTGCTGTGCTTTCAGCTCTGTGTTTCAGTGCATGACAAATCTGCGTAGCCTTATTGTAATTTACATTCTTGCAGACTGCAGCTGGTCACCTATTTTAGGACATAAATATGAATTTGTTTACACAGGTGCCCAAGCTATTTCCAATCCtaaatttttaacattttagacAAAGGTATTACCATTTTCTGTGTCATAAGGATCTCTAATTTCTATAGTTTTAATTTTCTGGCACGTCCATGTTAAAAGATGGGGGCAGCAAATTATAGGGGCCTTCTCATGATTTTATTAGCAAAAGAAAGATGATTTCTTCAAGTTTCTTGTCTGCTGAGTCTTTGTTATTTAATTAGCCCAAATGCCGTGGACAGGATTTTGTGTGACTTACTCTTGCAGCATATTATACCATAGCACCGTCATCATATGGTAATCCTCATATGGcaatcaaaaataaaatcacataaaaataaactttttggcTTGCCAATTTTTACTGGGTGACatgccttttttcccttttgtgctAGAAGATTTTTAGAGATAAGTATCAGCTTCATAGGGCaagaaaatttaaaggaaaactgcAATAATTAGTCTTAACTTACTAAACCAATATTTGCTAgctgaattaaaatattaatttacatcAGATTTTACAAATAACTGTCACTGTTTTAACTGACTTCGTTACAGTGAACGATTCTGGGTGTCACCATGAGAACTGGCATTTTCCCACATATTGCTAGGAAGCAGGTTTCACAAAGGAAGTTAATGTTTATTATTGGAAAGTCTGGGAAAGGCTTATTTCTCCTATAATTATTGTGTACTAAAATTTTAATAGCGATTCTAAAGTTATTTTTACCAACTTAGTAGTTAAAGTCTAGCTTCTGACTTTCGTAGTTAAAGTGCCTTGTTATTGACTATATTTACACTTGTTGGGCAATTAAGACCTGAGTTAAAGCCCATTGAAGAAAACTTTCTTTCATTGAATTTGGGGCAGTTCTCTCAATCCCTTCACCTTGAGAAACaatgtggtttttatttttttattttttatttttattttttaagtcatgAAGTGCCTTGTGACCCAGAAATGTCTCACATGGTATTTTCGGCTCTGCCTAGGTTTCTGACTTCCATTGCCTAGATACTTCTGAACTTACTCTAGGGTACTTCTCTGCATCATTAGGCTCTTTGGTACTTGAGCCCTAGGTGTTGCCGTGGGAGGCTTGCAGTGAAAAGGTCCCCTTGTAACAGATGGAAGAACCTGCTGATTTCGTGATTATTACACCAAGGCCTACTTCTGCATGGGATGCAAGATGTGGGAGTGCAAAAACCATCTTGGGGAACAGTGACCTGTATTTCTTACTTCATAGCTCATATCATCTGTCTGATACTAAATTCCACTGATGACATAAAAACTTTTGAACTGTCCTTTTGGTATTAGGTGCAATGTGTATCTGTCAGATTGCAGTTTTCCTTTA contains:
- the ARK2N gene encoding protein ARK2N isoform X2; amino-acid sequence: MKMEAVGKAEELVDSEVPPKTSEKQETAPDEDGPIELETQTQKDNVPAVADSTVLSSMPCLLMELRRDSSESQLASTESDKPAGGRVYESDSSNHCMLSPSSSGHLADSDTLSSTEENEPCQAEAAVEGDPSGVSGAAVGRKSRRSRSESETSTMAAKKNRQSSDKQNGRVTKVKGHRSQKHKERIRLLRQKREAAARKKYNLLQDSSTSDSDLTCDSSTSSSDDDEEVSGSSKTITAEIPDGPPVVAHYDISDTNSDPEVVNVDNLLAAAVVQEHNNSLGNQDSGSTWRTRGLLDELSADTGHLDPGFLASDKTSSGNAQINEEINIASSDSEVEIVGVQEHARCVHPRGGVIQSVSSWKHGSGSQYINAQQTQSWTAVTPQQNWSSPPEVVDLTLDEDTRRKYLL
- the ARK2N gene encoding protein ARK2N isoform X1, producing the protein MKMEAVGKAEELVDSEVPPKTSEKQETAPDEDGPIELETQTQKDNVPAVADSTVLSSMPCLLMELRRDSSESQLASTESDKPAGGRVYESDSSNHCMLSPSSSGHLADSDTLSSTEENEPCQAEAAVEGDPSGVSGAAVGRKSRRSRSESETSTMAAKKNRQSSDKQNGRVTKVKGHRSQKHKERIRLLRQKREAAARKKYNLLQDSSTSDSDLTCDSSTSSSDDDEEVSGSSKTITAEIPAGFSRAGGSGGATREIPGLLDRGTVWDRNCIGNVLEEAMNCFAEMQRQTEEKFRMWIEKLTRLDTDEESKQQLEPREPKMQLVGQRIPPTTQSGAFMQMPDSQVLPQQSFNSYVGYQNVDATLEFPATFNNNFPPIFPENGNIAESDLNQSQT